A genomic region of Pyrus communis chromosome 14, drPyrComm1.1, whole genome shotgun sequence contains the following coding sequences:
- the LOC137714719 gene encoding protein SMAX1-LIKE 6-like, with protein sequence MPTPVSAARQCLTDEAARALDDAVVVARRRSHAQTTSLHAVSALLSLPSSALRDACARARSSAYSPRLQFRALELSVGVSLDRLPSSKAQDEPPVSNSLMAAIKRSQANQRRHPESFHLHQIHSQQQAASLLKVELKHFVLSILDDPIVSRVFGEAGFRSCDIKFAIIHPPVTQSTRFPRTRCPPIFLCNLTDSDPARPGFSFPFSGFEDRDENSRRIADVLVRKSGKNPLLIGVCAGDALKSFTEALHKGKAGIFPAEIDNFSVVSIEKEVSEFVVNGGSEEEMGCKFEEVGRMAARCSGAGSGVIVNFGDLKGLVGEGMVAEEALCFVVLQLKNLLEIHGGKLRLIGAAASHEVFTKLSLWFSTIEKDWDLHLLPITSSKASMEGVYSKSSLMGSFVPFGGFFSAPSNFKNPLSSTYQSFRRCNGCTEKYEQEVASVLKVGSTVSVTDPRSDSLPSWLQIRKLGTGKGDDLAKTKDDKTTMNVTVSALQKKWDDFCRQNLHAQPFPKVDIYQAGRQVASAEGSLAVWDRKENSGEDSSPNESGCAIQFHCQPMDMQTNYLSKQNLPVQVVSDAENTSFQSELLVKDSKGQRVELGSPCRTTYPIHNLPTNCTSSALVTSVATDLGLGTLYAATSQGPISPQLQDIKGSSRHLSGSISAEFDALSENSSHQIAQSSSCSASDLGGQIDPSDIKSLTRVLTEKVGWQNEAICSISQAVAHCKSGGGRNQGSKVRGDIWLTLIGPDKVGKKKLALALAEILFGSRERLISVDLNSQDRGYQSNSVFQSECADDYNVKFRGKTVVDYVAGELNRRPHSVVFLENVEKADFIAQRSLSQAIRTGKFPDSHGREISINDIIFVTTSTIKKSSKSHSVEIEPHKFSEEIILAAKKCQMQIRNHGDANQSKGMTVTVSPREGTSNPYSSVNKRKLIDTNASIEQSSELQKRSNKQLRSLLDLNLPVAETDENIDSEDCDSDSISENSEAWLEGFLNQVDGEVVLKPFDFDALAEKIVKEINHEFKKIFGYEVQLEIDFGVMVQMLAAGWLSDKKKAVEEWVGQVLSRTFVEARQKFRLNDHPLMKLAAAGTLSVYEQAPGVCLPARISLD encoded by the exons ATGCCGACGCCGGTGAGCGCAGCGAGGCAATGCTTGACGGACGAGGCGGCACGTGCTTTGGACGACGCCGTTGTTGTAGCGCGCAGGCGGAGCCACGCCCAGACGACGTCGTTACATGCCGTCTCGGCCTTGCTTTCCTTGCCGTCCTCGGCCCTCCGCGACGCCTGCGCCCGCGCCAGGAGCAGCGCGTACTCCCCACGTCTACAGTTCCGGGCTCTCGAGCTCTCCGTCGGAGTTTCCTTGGACAGGTTGCCGTCGTCCAAGGCGCAGGATGAGCCTCCGGTCTCGAACTCGCTCATGGCGGCGATCAAGCGGTCTCAGGCGAACCAGAGGCGGCATCCGGAGAGCTTTCACTTGCACCAGATTCACAGCCAGCAGCAAGCGGCGTCCCTTTTGAAGGTTGAGCTGAAGCACTTTGTTTTATCTATTTTGGACGACCCGATTGTGAGTCGGGTCTTCGGGGAAGCCGGGTTTCGGAGCTGTGATATAAAGTTCGCGATTATTCACCCGCCGGTCACGCAATCCACCCGGTTTCCTCGGACCCGGTGCCCGCCCATTTTCCTGTGCAACTTAACGGACTCGGACCCTGCCCGACCCGGATTCAGCTTCCCTTTTTCCGGGTTCGAAGACAGAGACGAGAACTCCAGAAGAATCGCCGACGTGTTGGTTAGAAAGAGCGGGAAAAATCCGTTGCTAATCGGCGTTTGCGCCGGCGACGCTCTGAAAAGCTTCACCGAGGCCCTGCATAAGGGTAAAGCGGGGATTTTTCCAGCTGAAATCGATAACTTCAGCGTGGTATCCATTGAGAAGGAGGTTTCTGAGTTCGTCGTCAATGGCGGAAGCGAGGAGGAGATGGGTTGCAAGTTTGAGGAGGTGGGTCGAATGGCTGCGCGTTGCTCTGGAGCTGGAAGTGGTGTTATTGTAAATTTTGGGGATTTGAAGGGTTTAGTGGGTGAGGGTATGGTGGCGGAGGAAGCTCTGTGCTTTGTGGTGCTGCAGTTGAAGAACTTGCTGGAGATTCATGGTGGGAAATTACGGTTGATTGGCGCGGCTGCGAGCCACGAAGTGTTTACAAAGCTTTCGCTTTGGTTTTCGACGATTGAGAAGGATTGggatcttcatcttcttcccattACTTCTTCTAAAGCTTCAATGGAAGGAGTTTACTCGAAATCCAG TTTGATGGGGTCCTTCGTTCCATTTGGCGGGTTCTTTTCTGCACCGTCCAACTTCAAAAATCCATTGAGCAGCACATATCAATCGTTTAGACGTTGTAATGGGTGCACAGAGAAGTATGAGCAAGAAGTTGCTTCTGTTCTGAAAGTAGGATCAACTGTTTCAGTAACTGATCCGCGGTCAGATAGCTTGCCTTCTTGGTTACAAATACGCAAACTTGGCACTGGCAAGGGCGATGATCTAGCAAAG ACCAAAGATGATAAAACAACAATGAATGTTACAGTATCAGCACTGCAGAAAAAATGGGATGATTTCTGCCGACAAAATCTTCACGCTCAACCATTCCCTAAAGTGGACATTTATCAAGCAGGGCGTCAAGTTGCATCTGCTGAGGGCTCCCTAGCCGTTTGGGATAGAAAAGAAAACAGTGGTGAGGACTCATCTCCAAATGAAAGTGGATGTGCTATTCAATTTCACTGCCAGCCGATGGACATGCAAACGAATTATCTATCAAAACAGAACTTGCCTGTGCAAGTAGTTTCTGATGCTGAGAATACCAGCTTCCAGTCCGAGCTATTGGTAAAAGATTCAAAGGGTCAGCGAGTTGAACTGGGAAGTCCTTGCCGAACTACTTACCCCATCCACAATCTGCCCACCAACTGCACATCTTCTGCGTTGGTCACTTCTGTGGCAACAGATTTGGGATTGGGAACATTATATGCAGCAACCAGCCAAGGGCCAATAAGTCCTCAATTACAAGATATTAAAGGGAGTTCCCGCCACCTCTCTGGTTCCATTTCTGCTGAATTTGATGCATTGAGTGAAAATAGTTCACACCAAATAGCTCAGTCCTCCTCCTGCTCTGCTTCTGATCTTGGAGGGCAGATTGATCCAAGCGATATCAAATCACTTACGAGAGTTCTCACAGAAAAGGTTGGCTGGCAAAATGAAGCCATTTGCAGTATCAGTCAAGCTGTGGCACATTGCAAATCTGGTGGTGGAAGGAATCAGGGTTCAAAAGTTAGAGGAGATATATGGCTGACTTTGATTGGACCTGACAAAGTCGGAAAGAAGAAACTTGCTTTAGCACTTGCTGAGATACTTTTTGGCTCCAGAGAAAGGTTAATTTCTGTGGATCTGAATTCCCAAGATAGGGGTTACCAATCAAACTCAGTTTTTCAATCCGAATGCGCAGATGATTACAATGTGAAGTTTAGGGGTAAGACAGTTGTTGATTACGTTGCAGGGGAGTTAAACAGGAGACCTCATTCAGTGGTCTTCCTTGAAAATGTCGAAAAGGCGGACTTTATAGCCCAGAGGAGCTTGTCCCAGGCCATTAGGACTGGCAAGTTTCCAGACTCACATGGGAGAGAAATCAGCATTAACGACATAATCTTCGTGACAACCTCCACTATAAAAAAGAGCAGCAAAAGCCACTCTGTAGAGATTGAACCCCATAAATTTTCTGAGGAGATCATACTTGCCGCCAAGAAATGTCAAATGCAAATTCGGAATCATGGGGATGCCAACCAAAGCAAGGGCATGACTGTGACGGTTTCACCAAGAGAAGGAACCTCGAACCCATATTCTTCTGTAAATAAAAGAAAGCTGATTGACACCAATGCCTCCATAGAGCAATCCTCTGAACTACAGAAACGGTCCAACAAGCAATTAAGGAGCCTTCTCGATTTGAATCTGCCAGTAGCGGAGACAGATGAGAACATAGATTCTGAAGATTGTGACAGTGACTCCATCTCCGAAAACTCAGAAGCTTGGTTGGAAGGTTTCCTCAATCAAGTGGACGGAGAAGTGGTTTTGAAGCCATTTGATTTCGATGCACTTGCTGAGAAAATAGTGAAGGAAATCAATCAtgaatttaagaaaatattCGGATATGAGGTTCAGCTGGAGATTGATTTCGGAGTCATGGTTCAGATGCTCGCAGCTGGTTGGTTATCGGACAAGAAGAAAGCCGTAGAGGAGTGGGTTGGACAAGTTCTCAGCCGAACCTTTGTTGAAGCACGCCAGAAGTTCCGTCTCAATGATCATCCACTAATGAAACTGGCTGCTGCTGGAACTCTTTCCGTCTACGAGCAAGCTCCCGGCGTTTGCCTACCTGCTAGAATTAGTCTAGACTAA